In Aricia agestis chromosome 13, ilAriAges1.1, whole genome shotgun sequence, the genomic window taatagtccaGATGAAATACATAGGAGTGAGAAAGATAACTTTTAGTGTGATTCTACATATTTTAGCCAATTTATGTCATTTTAGCGCGATATCTGACAAGAAATTGAATAGCTCTCTTAATTACAGGACATAAAGATTAATCATACCGATTAATCATATCGTGTAATGTGTAAACGCTCCAAGTTTTGAGTATATTTAACATAGTGATTAAGTGCCTAGATTTCCATTCGTCAATTGTATTGTTATTCAACATTGGAAAGTTACATGAAGGAACCCGTATGTAATGATTTCACAATGATACAAATATTATCTTTAAAGTTTCAAGAACTGATAACGATTTTAGATACTTAGTCTATTTGCAATCAATATTTTGACAGAGAAGTTAGAAACGAGAATATTTTATATGAGATTTGACTTGAATTGCTTAATAACATAAATTTTTGAATGCAACTTGACTTAAGTACCCAGGAAAGGTATACCACATTTGAAAATGTATCAAAAGTGAGTGATCACAGAGTTTACTTTGCAAGTTATCTTGTTAATGGTGGCTTTCTCTATTTTGTTATAGCACATCGAATATAACTTTAGGGCATTAATCTATCGTCTGTGTCTTTTGTTCGtcatataaagttatttttttcaaataaattttgttGGGGGCGCCACAGTCGCAATAGAATTCATGAAAAACTAAAAGGTTGCtcttataatgttattttataaatgacaaacctttttaaaaaatctgacACATCGATAGAATATGCGCAGAAGATAGGGAAAGCCAGTATtctgttattatttatataatttgttgTTAATATATGCTCAATATGGTAGCTTAACGAAGTGTTAAGTTCCGTGATATAGCCATTCCAAGACCAGTCGCGTACtgccaaaaaaaaactaagctCCGCCAATCTGAGTTAAAATTTATCCTGTGTCATCATGCCTTTTCTTTTGTTAACACGAAGAAAGAGATGTACGGTCTCACCACAAAAGATtgaacatctgttgaacagttgttttacgtactgaatttttctctaatcaactgttcaacgggtgtttcaatcttttgtagtaagaccgaatATGTTTAACCCAGGATTAACTTTACCACAGAATAGCACAAGCAGaccttttaattttctttttatgaaaaaaaaaagtataattaattgattaaaattaaaaatgtgacaGTGATCGACACAAGAGTTGAGTCGCGCGAGTTTTGGCTCCAGTGTGGACTCCAGTTGAGagaaagattattaaattataataaaatttgtagCCTTATCCATATTAttctaattattaaaatataatattatgtataatgtattataattgatatattaatatatttattgcgaATTATTGGTCTTTCATTTAATAAGATACATTAATCATTTAGTTTCTATGTGACTTAAGTCTTAAAAGGATCTtaatataagatttaaaatgcatctccatgcttttatattattttattaactatgAACTTAACAaagatttgaaaaatatattactagcaTCATATTTGTACAGATTTCCTAAAAACCACATCAAGGAGTTATTTAAAACTGCATTATCTACTGCTAATAGTTGTTTAAAAGCTATATTCATATTGTTCGAGAGGaaataattcaaaataaaattataattttcactATTACCTAGAGTCCTGATGATGTATACAAGTTGTAAATCATTGTTGACTATACTCACAGGTAAGTATTGTAGTGTTTTTAGCAGTAGATCTTCTGTTATGTTCGTTACAAAATCATTATGGCATGACAGTATGAATAGTAACCTAACTGTCTCTGTGTTAACACCAATCTGTGATATTGAAGATATCATTTTGGAGAGGTGTTCGGgcctgtaataaaaaaaaaactatgtgaTGATTTCATAATACACTGgcaatagtaaaaaatattataaatctctaAGCAGTCTTATAATGCTTCAAGCGCACTTCTTTTATTAAAAGAATGTTACATTtctaatgtaaatattattacctCAAATCATCCTTCATCTGATAAGCATAATGTTCTAAAGCATATATCGCTGCATTCTTTAGATCTTCATTTGCAAGAAGATGAATAAGTTTGGCAAAAGCTCCCTGGTCTGTCAGCACGGTGCAGGCTTTCCGCCCAGATCCAGCCAGGTTACCTAGAGCCCAAGCACAGGTTACCTGAAATTTATGAGTATAGATTGACAATTAGATTGTATgtaatattagatttttttgaaaaaaaaattctctataCACTTggaaaaacttttaaaacttaAGCAAAGTAAGTTCTTTTAAATCtctaacatttaaattaattcaaTTTTCTAACacatcaaaaatatatataattatttacaatgaATATGACACAAAACATTTTCTGAACATATTGAGTCTAcaatgatgcctaccaccagttTGAGAAAGAGAAAAAGTGGCATAAAAAACTTGCATGAATTAACAACATCCATGAATCAAAgaatgtaataaaaagtatataatacCGCTAATTCATTATTCAGGCTGTCCAATTCTGTAGTCAAATATGAGCCCATCACTTTAGCCACAACTGCACAGGCTCTTTCATCACCCAGAGCTAGATTACAACAGCAGCCTGCCGCTGCTAGCTTGTTCTCGGCATTTCTACCtgaaattgattaaaaatataggtaaactagatgatgcccgcaattccgttgcgccaaaattcgtttatcgcgcgggaaccgtacatttttccgggataaaaagtaaaaagtaagtatcctatgtcctttctcaggactcaaagtatctccataccaaatttcagcaaaatcggttcagcggtttgggcgtgaagaggttaagacagacagacagacacactttcgcatttataatacactTTATCCAACAATCACAATCCTCAATAAAAGTTATTTCTTAGGgttccaaattttttttaattgaattcaaAATGGAAATATACAAgtttctgttataataatatatttgtaggCAAATTTTGAACATAACGTACCGGTAAGTTCCCTTGTTATGCCTCTCAAGGCACCATGTACGTTCAAGATGACTTCTATACACCTGAGATTGTCCATTATTCCATTTTTAACCGTCAGCAGCTCATGGGGAGACACTTTGGATTTTGTTTTCAATTTGTTCGCTATTGTTACTATGTCTTCTTCTTTAACGCtgtaaaattgttataattCCAATTTCAGGTAggtaacttaaaagttaaattgatTCATCCAAAAACTTATGATAATGAGAACTCCCTCTAGTTCTATAACAAAAAGCTAATAAGAGGGCTATATATTTACAGAAAATTGCGTAAAATGTTTTATGAGTAAACTAGAAGGAAATACATCGCTTCTATGACCATACCttatatcaaaaaaaaaaaaaaaaatcaaaaaatctttattttcattaaatttacatttttgcaATGTGGTGGAGTTCTCCTTTTAAGTAGAACTTGTATTAGGAGAGACCCGCTCTATCGGTCTAACATGAATTACATTATGACATTACAGTGATTTATGCTTGTTccataataattgattttttatcTAAGATATAAAGGCctagtataaattaaataatatttctatattttagtttcaatgtgtgtgtgtgtgtgtgtgtgtgtgtgtgtatgtgtgtatgtgtgtgtgtgtgtgtgtgtgtgtgtgtgtgtgtgtgtgtgtgtgtgtgtgtgtgtgtgtgtgtgtgtgtgtgtgtgtgtgtgtgtgtgtacatTTTAGTGCTCTATTTATTTGTGTTACAGGTGCTGTAATAATAAAGgtgtacttatatattttatttttcaatattatgtattctttgtaaatataaattattgagtACAAACATGTATACACATATACTCATCTAtatgtgtttaaaatattattgtaataaataatatatattacataataaaaatgaatatttgAACGGTTATTGCAGTAGTTGTTCAATCTCCCCATAGGTTAATTGTTTAAGCCAattcattaatgtttttttGCACTTACTGTATGGAATTGAGTAAATCTGTTTAagtctgtttattttattataaagtataatagAACATATGCAAAATTGTTGTTTTGCAAATGATGTACGCACTGTTGGTAGGGTGATAACACAACGAGGGTTTCTTTTATTCAGTACACTTGattctatttttgtatttttatgtgtCTTAAGTATAGTTTGAAGTATATATAGTTTTCTTACAGATAGCACATTACAATCTTTATAGAGTTGTTCTGTGTTGtagataattttcttttttatcatgATTTTAAGTAGCCCTCTCTGTGCACGTTCTAGGTTTATTATATGTGTCTTTGATGAGCCTCCCCAGACCGTTATGGAATAAAGAATTACAGATTGTACTAAGGAGGTATATATATTTGTTATAAGTTTTTTATCCATAATGTTACGTAAGTATCGAAATATCCAGGTTAATTTTCTGATGCGGGTTGAGACCGCTGTTAGTTGCGGGATCCATGACAATTTACTATCAAGAATTACACCCAAATATTTAGTTGAGTACACCCTATCTATTTTTTGACAAGAACAGTTATTATTTGGTCTTAAGTTACATTGATGAGCGGTTATATTAAGATTACTAGGGGGCAGGGTTGACGCATTGATAGCAAATGGGAtatagttagttttacttgTGTTTAATGTAAGTGAGTTTAAGTTTAGCCATTCAATTACCTTATATAGTCCGGTTTCCGCACATTTATATACTGTAGACCAGCTTACGTCTTCAAATAGCAATGCTGTGTCATCTGCATACGATATTATAGTACAGTTATGTAATTTTAAGTCTGTTAAGTCGTTTATAAACATCAAAAATAGGGTTGGGCCGAGCCCACTACCTTGAGGGACAGAATATTCAGAAGTTAACATTTCATCACTAGTGATGTTTGAGTCTAGCTTTACTTGCTGTGTTCTATTAGTCAGATAGCTGGTCATAAGTTCCATAAATGGACCTCTGATTCCCATTTTCTCCATTTTTCGAAGAAGAAGTGGTATATGAACCGTATCGAATGCCTTTTTTAGGTCTAGAAAGATAcatagtgttttatttttattatcaatgcTTTTTGTAATACGCTTTACCAGATCATGTATGGCATCTTCAGTACTAAGTCCTTGCCGAAAGCCGTATTGGGATGTagataaaagattatttttattaagataatttattaggcgtatgttaattaatttttcaaGAATTTTTGCTATTACTGTCAATACCGATATCGGTCTATAGTTATTAATATCTTgcctattaccgttcttaaaGATTGGGTGTATTATTGACCGCTTTAATATTTTTGGAAATGTTCTATTTCTGAAGCTAATAACACTCAAGTGTGTAATTATGGGAGTTAGTGTGGATTTAGCCATTTTTATGAATTTGGTCGGTATTTTATCCCAACCTGCTGCGGATTCGGACTTAAGGttagtaattattttacttacttCCAATGCGTCGGGTTCAACCATGCCTATTGTGTGTAAACATGATGGTAATAAGTTTATGTATTGATTGAttgtattttga contains:
- the LOC121733350 gene encoding uncharacterized protein LOC121733350 — encoded protein: MRVKEEDIVTIANKLKTKSKVSPHELLTVKNGIMDNLRCIEVILNVHGALRGITRELTGRNAENKLAAAGCCCNLALGDERACAVVAKVMGSYLTTELDSLNNELAVTCAWALGNLAGSGRKACTVLTDQGAFAKLIHLLANEDLKNAAIYALEHYAYQMKDDLRPEHLSKMISSISQIGVNTETVRLLFILSCHNDFVTNITEDLLLKTLQYLPVSIVNNDLQLVYIIRTLGNSENYNFILNYFLSNNMNIAFKQLLAVDNAVLNNSLMWFLGNLYKYDASNIFFKSLLSS